A genomic window from Salvia hispanica cultivar TCC Black 2014 chromosome 5, UniMelb_Shisp_WGS_1.0, whole genome shotgun sequence includes:
- the LOC125189951 gene encoding uncharacterized protein LOC125189951, translating to MTLEVETGAIVEEPAAAEDDPKMLFPFPPASVDMMMARSSNKWATTTVSSSSILMEAKATHPLQQIAGNPTHKLLLKQWLKEEDLIFNRLSLKETQIDATRNQITHLYCLFFLFHSTSLLLLFSTRPPALCTRSWLPSLCSLLFSLAFIWAIRYKTDEESHLEKMLRREKEDSKLLGKCVEELKRKGLEFDLLTQVDALRRAKTLRLDSKALRKWSPRDFVTMFFVTLSCGVMLLNRLILCT from the exons ATGACCCTTGAGGTCGAAACAGGTGCCATTGTTGAGGAGCCAGCTGCAGCAGAAGATGATCCAAAGATGTTGTTTCCGTTCCCTCCAGCTTCGGTCGACATGATGATGGCAAGA AGCAGCAATAAATGGGCGACAACAACAGTGTCATCATCTTCAATTCTAATGGAGGCAAAGGCAACGCACCCGCTCCAGCAGATCGCCGGCAACCCGACCCACAAACTCCTCCTGAAGCAGTGGCTGAAAGAGGAGGACCTCATCTTCAACCGCCTCTCCCTCAAGGAAACCCAAATCGACGCCACCCGAAACCAAATCACCCACCTCTACtgcctcttcttcctcttccacTCCAcctccctcctcctcctcttctcaACGCGGCCCCCCGCCCTCTGCACGCGCTCCTGGCTGCCCTCCCTCTGCTCCCTGCTCTTCTCGCTCGCCTTCATTTGGGCCATCCGCTACAAAACCGATGAGGAGTCGCATTTGGAGAAGATGCTGAGGCGGGAGAAGGAGGACTCCAAGCTTCTGGGCAAGTGCGTTGAGGAATTGAAGAGGAAGGGCCTGGAGTTCGATCTGCTTACTCAGGTGGACGCGCTTCGTCGGGCTAAGACCTTGCGTCTCGACTCTAAGGCCCTTCGCAAGTGGTCGCCCCGGGATTTTGTTACCATGTTTTTCGTGACGCTCTCTTGTGGTGTCATGCTTTTGAACAGGCTCATCTTGTGCACTTGA
- the LOC125190809 gene encoding alkane hydroxylase MAH1-like has translation MGILDYYNYQYCIFLFLLLLLVHHFRLADRRGKKPCEPTNYPVIGMLPDVILNLHRAHDYLNQILNDCGGTYLFRGPWLSNMDMLFTSDPANIHHVFSRNFSNYPKGPEFRIIFDILGDGIFSADFELWEIHRKTTLALLTHADFNARLERTVWGKVETGLFPVLDHFCSGIGMDLDLQDVFQRFTFDNICKLVLDHDPCSLSLDMPYLPCEKAFSHVAEPLLRRHVTPRGVWKLLRLLKVGSERKLLECSKAFTEFIYPHIRGGGGGSMLRAFERVYREKKIGSTDGLRDFLKDTSLNLMFAGRDTTSTCLTWLFWLVAQNPASERKILEEIEHEFGKRNWRCFTAQDSQKLVYLHGALCESLRLFPPVALEHKAPVRPDVLPSGHPLGRNGKLIISFYSVGRMESVWGKDCLEFKPERWITSKGGLRHEASYKFPAFNAGPRMCLGKEMAFIQMKMVAAAIMRRYHVRLVEGHPVCPRESIILQAKHGLKVNLSKRN, from the coding sequence ATGGGCATTCTTGATTACTACAATTACCAATACTGtatcttcctcttcctcctcctcctccttgtCCACCACTTCCGCCTAGCCGACAGGAGAGGGAAGAAACCGTGTGAGCCCACCAACTATCCCGTCATCGGCATGCTCCCCGACGTCATCCTCAACCTCCACCGCGCCCACGACTACCTCAATCAGATCCTCAACGACTGCGGCGGCACCTACTTGTTCAGGGGCCCCTGGCTCAGCAACATGGACATGCTCTTCACCTCCGATCCCGCCAACATCCACCACGTCTTCAGCCGAAACTTCTCCAATTATCCAAAGGGCCCTGAGTTCCGCATCATCTTCGACATCCTCGGCGACGGCATCTTCAGCGCGGACTTCGAGCTCTGGGAGATTCACCGGAAAACCACGCTGGCCCTGCTCACGCATGCCGACTTCAACGCCCGCCTCGAGAGAACCGTTTGGGGCAAGGTGGAAACAGGCCTTTTCCCTGTTCTTGATCATTTCTGCAGCGGAATTGGAATGGATTTGGATTTGCAGGATGTTTTCCAGAGATTCACTTTCGATAACATATGCAAGCTTGTGTTGGATCACGATCCCTGCAGCTTGTCCCTCGACATGCCTTACCTCCCCTGCGAGAAGGCCTTCAGTCACGTGGCGGAGCCGTTGCTGCGCCGCCACGTCACCCCGCGGGGTGTGTGGAAGCTTCTGAGACTGCTGAAGGTCGGCTCCGAAAGGAAGCTTCTCGAATGTTCCAAAGCTTTTACTGAGTTCATCTACCCGCACATtagaggcggcggcggcggctctATGCTCAGAGCATTCGAGCGTGTTTACAGAGAGAAGAAGATCGGGTCCACGGATGGTCTGAGGGACTTCCTCAAGGACACCTCGCTGAATCTGATGTTTGCCGGGAGAGACACGACGAGCACGTGCCTCACGTGGCTCTTCTGGCTTGTCGCGCAGAATCCGGCTTCCGAGAGGAAGATTCTAGAAGAAATAGAGCACGAGTTTGGTAAAAGAAACTGGAGGTGTTTCACTGCGCAGGACTCGCAGAAGCTGGTATACCTGCATGGAGCACTCTGCGAGTCGCTGCGGCTGTTTCCGCCGGTGGCGCTGGAGCATAAGGCTCCGGTGAGGCCGGATGTCCTGCCGAGCGGGCACCCCCTGGGGCGTAACGGGAAGCTGatcatatcattttattcGGTGGGGAGAATGGAGAGTGTGTGGGGGAAGGACTGCTTGGAATTCAAGCCGGAGAGATGGATCACGAGCAAAGGAGGGCTGAGGCACGAGGCGTCGTACAAGTTTCCGGCGTTCAACGCGGGGCCGAGGATGTGCCTGGGGAAGGAGATGGCGTTCATACAGATGAAGATGGTGGCGGCCGCAATTATGCGCCGCTACCATGTCCGATTAGTTGAGGGTCATCCAGTATGTCCTCGTGAGTCGATCATACTCCAAGCCAAGCACGGACTCAAGGTGAACTTGTctaaaagaaattga